The Festucalex cinctus isolate MCC-2025b chromosome 10, RoL_Fcin_1.0, whole genome shotgun sequence region CTCGTGTACTGCTTCCAATTTGTCACATTTAGAATATTGAAAAGCCCACATGCAATTGAGAAACTGTATCAAGCCTGTAGGGCTGGGTGTTAAATTTACTTTATTGAGTTCATCAACAACACATGCTCACAGAGAGAAACTAGTTTACAAAAGCCCGGTCGCTGTTACTAAATTGGCAACTTTCCCAACCCCTCCAGCGACAATAAAATGTCTTGCCTCACCTGTACAACTCCGCATGAGGAAAGAGTGTGAGGTGGGTATGAACATAAGctttgacagtaaaaaaattgtaaaagccAAGCGATGCAGTATGAAGGATTCTGTTTACGGTATAGGTTTTAACTTCTGTAAAAGTCGATGCAAGTcaaatgtttgaagaaaaaaaaagctgtttcaaAGTGTGTGTGGCGTCAAACGAAATCTCAGAATGgaaaacaataaaacgtgttccgAATAATTTAAGTCCATATCGTCCATCCACCGTACCCTGTTTATTAcagaatgaatttgaaataATCAATGACTGTCAGTTTGCCTAATGTT contains the following coding sequences:
- the LOC144026528 gene encoding cytochrome b-c1 complex subunit 6, mitochondrial-like isoform X1 — translated: MQLRNCIKPVGLGVKFTLLSSSTTHAHREKLVYKSPVAVTKLATFPTPPATIKCLASPVQLRMRKECEDPLEMMREKCAEIEHCVHTQARLEQCETRVNSRSSTTEDCTEELFDFLHARDHCVAHKLFHSVK